From a single Thermococcus sp. 21S9 genomic region:
- a CDS encoding TetR/AcrR family transcriptional regulator, whose translation MSGRDRQLAAWNDTVQTRDQQFNLKRTALLKEAARAFSSQGYHATSLDDVAKTLGVTKPALYYYIKNKQEILFECHMLSQDLGDRAFEHAYKTGRNGREILLSFAKEFIESHNSE comes from the coding sequence GTGTCTGGCCGTGACCGTCAGCTTGCCGCGTGGAACGACACCGTTCAGACCCGCGACCAGCAATTCAATCTGAAGCGAACCGCCTTGCTGAAAGAGGCGGCGCGCGCATTCAGCTCGCAAGGATATCATGCGACGTCGCTCGACGATGTCGCCAAGACGCTTGGCGTGACCAAGCCCGCGCTCTATTATTACATCAAGAACAAGCAGGAAATCCTGTTCGAGTGCCATATGCTGTCGCAGGATCTCGGCGATCGCGCGTTCGAGCACGCGTACAAGACCGGCAGGAACGGCCGTGAAATTCTGCTTTCGTTTGCGAAGGAATTCATCGAGTCGCACAACAGCGAGAT